In Helianthus annuus cultivar XRQ/B chromosome 9, HanXRQr2.0-SUNRISE, whole genome shotgun sequence, the following are encoded in one genomic region:
- the LOC110876422 gene encoding uncharacterized protein LOC110876422, whose protein sequence is MKAYLHISESKKHGNKQRKDTFWRRVINHFRQLPGARIRNMDQMTSKWTDLNGKISKFNARFIQKNRNPQSGASEATIMQQATEEYCRVYKKRTFPHVGAWEVARHHPKWVPVELVDMHGPTAPKKRGGSKRSKTSESGNYTTSASDNLPQMNLNDDPLDEPDQPVDDPVEEDTPTRPRRKKSGESSSKGKEAVAESIFRIEEEKMTQFKKAEQRKETMMSLKVEREQAYKEHLKTIERQNDLKILCENHAHLDEPFKSVVIQQKRAICAK, encoded by the exons ATGAAGGCGTATTTGCACATCTCGGAGAGTAAGAAACATGGGAACAAGCAACGAAAGGATACGTTTTGGAGACGGGTCATTAATCATTTTAGGCAACTTCCCGGTGCAAGGATACGAAACATGGACCAAATGACGTCGAAGTGGACGGATTTGAACGGGAAAATTAGCAAGTTCAACGCTCGTTTCattcaaaag AACCGAAACCCTCAAAGTGGAGCGAGCGAGGCGACGATCATGCAACAAGCCACCGAAGAGTATTGCCGAGTGTACAAAAAGAGAACTTTTCCACACGTGGGGGCATGGGAAGTTGCGAGACATCACCCGAAGTGGGTCCCCGTTGAGTTGGTCGACATGCATGGTCCTACGGCTCCAAAAAAACGAGGCGGTTCGAAAAGATCAAAGACATCCGAGTCGGGGAACTACACGACTTccgcgtcggataacttgcctCAAATGAACTTAAACGACGACCCCCTTGACGAACCCGATCAACCCGTTGACGACCCCGTTGAAGAAGATACACCTACAAGGCCACGACGCAAGAAAAGTGGCGAATCGTCAAGCAAAGGGAAGGAAGCGGTGGCGGAGTCGATCTTCAGAATCGAAGAGGAGAAAATGACCCAATTCAAGAAGGCCgaacaaagaaaagaaacaatGATGTCCCTAAAAGTTGAACGCGAGCAGGCGTACAAGGAACACTTGAAAACGATTgaaagacaaaatgatttaaaaatcttgtgtgaAAACCACGCCCATCTTGACGAACCGTTCAAGTCAGTTGTCATTCAACAAAAGCGCGCGATTTGCGCAAAGTGA